The genomic window GACAGCGTCGCCCGCCAGCTCGCCGTGGGTCGCCGCCAAGTCTACCGCGACCTCCAGTGGGCCGAGGAGCGTCTGGCCCAACTGCTGCAAACCAGCAACTTCTTCACCGAGATCGGCGTTCCGCCGGGCGACACTCACGAGCCCAACGCACTGGCAGAGGAGATCAGGTCCCTCACCCAGAGAGCCGAGCCAGTCGAGGTGGGCGAGGCGATCCGATCCGCCGTTGCGCTAGTCTCCGGCATGGCCCAGAGCAAAGGCGTTCGAATAACGCTCGAGGCGCCCAACAGGCAGACCGTGGCCCTGGCCACCTCTGCCATCCTGCGGCAGACCCTCACTCTCGTCCTCAGTGCCATCGTCCAGAGCCACCCTCAAGGCGACCTGGTGGTGCGGCTCTCCACCAGTCAGAGGCACGCCGTAGTAGACCTGCCCCTGGTGCCAGAATCGCAGCTCACCAGGCCTGACCTCATCCAGGTAGCGCTGGAGTTGGCAGCCACCCAACGGTGGCTCTGTGAGGCAGAAGAACGGCCCGATGGGCGCCGGTTGCTCTTGAGCATCCCTCTGGCCAAGCGGCGCCGAGTGCTGATCGTGGAGGACAATCCCGGCACTCAGGCCCTCTACGACCGGTACCTGGCCGAAAGCGAGTGGGATCCCGTCGCCGCCCCTAGCCCGAGGCTCACGGTGGACCTGGCCGCCGATAAGCAGGTGGAGGCAGTCATTCTGGATATCATGATGAGCGAGAGCGACGGCTGGACCCTTCTGCAGCATCTGAAGCTGAATCCGCGGACCCAGTCCATCCCGGTCATCGTGTGCTCCGTCCTCAACGACCCCGACCTGGGGCTGGCCCTGGGAGCCTCGGCTTACCTGGTCAAACCGGTGTCGCGTATGGATCTTCTTCGGACCCTGAGGCAGGTGGCTCAGGCAACCACGACGGCGGCAGAAGCTCAAGAGAACAGCGGATGAGCGCCATCACCTGGTCCTCGCTGAATCCCGAGTATCGCGTCACGGTGAAGCTGCGTGCCGGGCGTCCTGCGTCCTCGCGATCGGGCTGGGAGGCGGTGATGGCTATGATGCGGGGCCCGCTGCCGGCGCCATCCGGCCGCAGGGCTCGCGCCACCGACCTGCCCTCCAGCCCCGGCAGAGCCATGTCCAGTAGCACCACGTCGGGCCCGAACTCCCGAGCCACTTCCAGCGCCGTATGTCCATCGTAGGCGGTGGCGACCTGGTAGTGCCCCTCTGGCGCGCTCAGGATGCGCTCCAGCAGGCGCACGAATGACGGATCATCGTCTACCACTAGGACCTTCTGTCCCTCGTCGTCACCACCCAGAACGCCGAGGAGCTGTTGAGGGCTGATCGGCTTCACCAGCCACTCGTCGCAGTACTCCGATACCCTCAGTTCGCCGGCGGCAGGCAAGCTGCACTGAAGGAGGACCACCGGCTCGCTGAGCAGCGGCGCCGGCGAGCTGGCGGTCGCCGTGTCCGCCTCGGGCGGGGCGCTGACGATCACGGCCCTGGGGTGAAGCTCGCGCGTCCGACGCACCGCCTCTCCCAGGCTGGACGCCTGGACCACCTGAGCGCCTTCCAGGTGCCGATGAAGGTACGCGGCGGTGCTCTCCGTCCCCACCACCACTACCGTTTCGGGCGCTGCCTCTCCGCCCGGGGCCGGCGGAAGCAGGGGCGAGAGCCTGGCTACCTGCTTCTCCGCCATAGGAATGGTGAAGGAGAACTTGCTGCCCTCGCCCACTCTGCTCTCGGCCCAGATGCGCCCTCCGTGGGCGTTCACGAACCGCTTGGCGATCGCCAGGCCCAATCCTTTCCCCGCGGCGGTGACCCCCTCCCGGCCGGGCCAGACGGCCTGGTGAAACTCGGAGAATATCTCCTCGAGCTCCTCCGCCGGAATGCCCGGCCCCGTGTCGGAGACGGTCACGACCACCTCGTCGGCAACTGCAGCCGCCGACACTCTTACCTCGCCTGCCGAGGTGAAGCGGCAGGCGTTGGCCAACAAGTTCAGCAGGACCTGCCTGATCCGCGTTGGGTCCAAGCTAAGCTCTGGCAGGTGATCGGGCAGGTCGAGCTTCAGGCTTACCTGCTCCTTCTTGAGCAGCAACCTGGAGGCAATGTCGGCAGCCTCGCCTATGAGCGCCCTCAAGTCGGTAGGTTCACGGCGAATGGGCATCCTCAGGGACTGAGCCCGCGCCAGGTCTAGGATGTCGTCCACCAGCTCGGAGAGGTATCGCGCGCTCAGCTGCACCTCGCCGATGTCGCGGCGAAGCTCCGGCGTCCAGGCCACTCCCCGGTATACCTCGGGATACCTCTGCATCATCTCCAGGAAGCCCAGGATGACGTTGAGGGGCGTACGCAGCTCGTGGCTCACCGTGGTGGCAAACTGCTCCTTCAGCCGGCGTGCCTCCACCGCCTCGCTCTGAGCCTGGGCCAGCTCCCGCAGGCTCCGCTTGAGCAGCCCGTTGGAGACCCTGAGGGCACTGTTGAGCCGGTTCACCTGCTGCCGCCGAGTCTGGATCTCCCGCGCCAGCTCCGTCGCGCCGGCTACGTGACGCCAGGAGTCGCGCAGGGCCTGACGAAGGTCGAACGTGACCAGCGTCAGGACAGCGCTCACCGACAGGAAGAGCAGACGGTGTCCCCAGACGACCGCTGAGGTCATAGGGCCTCCGGCAGGGAGCAGGATCGAGGCTCCCAGGGCCACCAGGACCGCTGCGCCGGCTGGCAACAGGAAGGCAGCCTGCAGGACGGGAATAAGGTAGAAGCTGGCGGCGACCTCGTGGCGGAGGTACGCGTGGGCGTAGTAGGTGGAGAAGAGGGTCACGAGTATGGCAACGCCGGCCTTGCAGGAAGCTGATCGAACCCTGATCAGGCTGGTGGCCACCAGGAGCAAGACATCGGCTACGATGAGTGCTACCAGTTGTAGGTCTGCTTCAGGGAGGGAGACCTGCTGGTACCATCCTAGAAGCGCCAGGGCGGACAGCACTGCGGTCATCTTCCACAGCATGCCCTCCTGCAACTCGGCCCAGTTCTGCCGCACCTGCGCCCCCGAGGTCTCCCTCATTCCGACCTCCCTTTGCCCCGTTCACCGCGCTCATAGAACGCGGATGACGCTGACGGTGCGCTGGTCAACGCTGATCAGAGGGAGGGCATGCACCTAGAGATCAGCGGCGATCAGCGTGGTGTCAGCGTCATCCGCGTTCTATCGAGCTACAGCAGCGGCTCCAGCAGCTTGATTGCTGCCTTGATGTCCTCGATCTGCTGGGGGCCGCTGATCTCCCGCTCGATGGTGAGAGCGCCCTGGAAGCCGAGGGATTTGAGCTTGGGCACCAGCCGGGGGAAG from Anaerolineae bacterium includes these protein-coding regions:
- a CDS encoding response regulator → MRETSGAQVRQNWAELQEGMLWKMTAVLSALALLGWYQQVSLPEADLQLVALIVADVLLLVATSLIRVRSASCKAGVAILVTLFSTYYAHAYLRHEVAASFYLIPVLQAAFLLPAGAAVLVALGASILLPAGGPMTSAVVWGHRLLFLSVSAVLTLVTFDLRQALRDSWRHVAGATELAREIQTRRQQVNRLNSALRVSNGLLKRSLRELAQAQSEAVEARRLKEQFATTVSHELRTPLNVILGFLEMMQRYPEVYRGVAWTPELRRDIGEVQLSARYLSELVDDILDLARAQSLRMPIRREPTDLRALIGEAADIASRLLLKKEQVSLKLDLPDHLPELSLDPTRIRQVLLNLLANACRFTSAGEVRVSAAAVADEVVVTVSDTGPGIPAEELEEIFSEFHQAVWPGREGVTAAGKGLGLAIAKRFVNAHGGRIWAESRVGEGSKFSFTIPMAEKQVARLSPLLPPAPGGEAAPETVVVVGTESTAAYLHRHLEGAQVVQASSLGEAVRRTRELHPRAVIVSAPPEADTATASSPAPLLSEPVVLLQCSLPAAGELRVSEYCDEWLVKPISPQQLLGVLGGDDEGQKVLVVDDDPSFVRLLERILSAPEGHYQVATAYDGHTALEVAREFGPDVVLLDMALPGLEGRSVARALRPDGAGSGPRIIAITASQPDREDAGRPARSFTVTRYSGFSEDQVMALIRCSLELLPPSWLPEPPASGSEEDPYATPV
- a CDS encoding response regulator codes for the protein MTRISEESVREALLNLYMPEELANCALARLLPEAEEAEDEVQRAQAVRGVLLDAIEKLRLPAGAGRPASASRAYDCVRLRYVSGFDVDSVARQLAVGRRQVYRDLQWAEERLAQLLQTSNFFTEIGVPPGDTHEPNALAEEIRSLTQRAEPVEVGEAIRSAVALVSGMAQSKGVRITLEAPNRQTVALATSAILRQTLTLVLSAIVQSHPQGDLVVRLSTSQRHAVVDLPLVPESQLTRPDLIQVALELAATQRWLCEAEERPDGRRLLLSIPLAKRRRVLIVEDNPGTQALYDRYLAESEWDPVAAPSPRLTVDLAADKQVEAVILDIMMSESDGWTLLQHLKLNPRTQSIPVIVCSVLNDPDLGLALGASAYLVKPVSRMDLLRTLRQVAQATTTAAEAQENSG